tactatagcccacgccttccgccgtgggcccgggaccccggacccgaattgcctaaaagtTTTCCGAGACGTCGAAtatggtctaaggaaacatattcaccaccccgccaagatcaaattatgttttttggcattttacggccataaaactgaaattccgcgctagtcccaaagtttcgtgtgctatagcccacgccttccgccgtgggtccGGGACCTCatatccggatcgcctaaaatttttctgggatgtcgaatacggcctaaggaacaatattcaccaccccgccatgatcaaattatgttttttgtcattttacggccataaaattggaattctgcgcgagtcccaaattttcgtgtgctatagcccacgccttcggccgtgggaccgggaccccggacccggatcgcctaaaattttttcgggacgtcgaatacggtctaaggaaacatattaaccaccccgacatgatcaaattatgttttttggcattttacggccataaaattggaattccgcgcgagtcccaaagtttcgtgtgctatatcccacgccttccgccgtgggcccgggacctcggatccggatcgcctaaaatttttccgggatgtcgaatacggcctaaggaacaatattcaccacccctccatgatcaaattatgtttttttggcattttacgaccataaaattggaattctgcgcgagtcccaaattttcgtgtgctatagcccacgccttcggccgtgggaccggtaccccggacccggatcgactaaaattttttcgggacgtcgaatacggtctaaggaaacatattaaccaccccgccatgatcaaattatgttttttggcattttacggccataaaattggaattccgcgcgagtcccaaagtttcgtgtgctatatcccacgccttccgtcgtgggcccgggaccccggacccggattgcctaaaatttttcccggacttcgaatacggtctaaggaaacatattaactgccccgacatgatcaaattatgttttttggctttttacggccataaaatttgaattctgcgcgagtcccaaattttcgtgtcctatagcccacgccttccgccgtgggcccgggaccccggatccggatcgcctaaaaatttttccgggacgtcgaatatggcctaaggaaccatattcactgctcctccatgaccaaattatgttttttggcattttacggccataaaactgcaaatccgcgcgagtcccaaattttcatgtgctatagcccacgccttccgccgtgggcccgggaccccggacccgaatcacctaaaattttttcgggatgtcaaatacggcctaaggaaccatagtcaccactcctccatgaccaaattatgttttttagtaTTTtgcagccataaaactggaaatccgcgcgagtctcaaattttcgtgtgttatatcccacgccttccgccgtgggcccgggatcccggatccggatcgccgaaaatttttccgggatgtcaaatacggcctaaggaatcatattcaccgccccgccatgaccaaattatattttttggcattttacggccataaaactggaaatccgcgcgagtcccaaatttttgtgtgctatagcccacgccttccgccgtgggcccgggacccgggacccgaattgcctaaaatttttccgggacgtcgaatacggtctaaggaaacatattaacttccccgccatgatcaaattatgttttttggcattttacggccataaaattggaattccgcgcgagtcccaaatttttgtgtgctatagcccacgccttccgccgtgggcccgggaccccggacccgaattgcctaaaatttttccgggacgtcgaatacggtctaaggaaacatattaaccgccccgacatgatcaaattatgttttttggcattttacggccataaaattggaattccgcgcgagtcccaaatttttgtgtgctatagcccacgccttccgccgtgggcccgggaccccggacccgaattgcctaaaatttttccgggacgtcgaatacggtctaaggaaacatattaaccgccccgacatgatcaaattatgttttttggcattttacggccataaaattggaattccgcgcgagtcccaaatttttgtgtgctatagcccacgccttccgccgtgggcccgggaccccggacccgaattgcctaaaatttttccgggacgtcgaatacggtctaaggaaacatattaaccgccccgacatgatcaaattatgttttttggcattttacggccataaaattggaattccgcgcgagtcccaaatttttgtgtgctatagcccacgccttccgccgtgggcccgggaccccggacccgaattgcctaaaatttttccgggacgtcgaatacggtctaaggaaacatattaaccgccccgacatgatcaaattatgttttttggcattttacggccataaaattggaattccgtgcgagtcccaaatttttgtgtgctatagcccacgccttccgccgtgggcccgggaccccggacccgaattgcctaaaatttttccgggacgtcgaatacggtctaaggaaacatattaaccgccccgacatgatcaaattatgttttttggcattttacggccataaaattggaattccgcgcgagtcccaaatttttgtgtgctatagcccacgccttccgccgtgggcccgggaccccggacccgaattgcctaaaatttttccgggacgtcgaatacggtctaaggaaacatattaaccgccccgacatgatcaaattatgttttttggcattttacggccataaaattggaattccgcgcgagtcccaaattttcgtgtgctatagcccacgccttccgccgtgggcccgggaccccggatccggatcgcctaaaattttttcgggatgtcaaatacggcctaagtaaccatattcaccgccccgccatgaccaaattatattttttggcattttacggccataaaactggaatttcgcgcgagtcccaaattttccttctacttgaatagaaTCAAATGTTTGATGCACCTCTTCATTTAATGGttgagcttcaaccatatctaCTTCAACTATCTGTTGGCATCGCTCttgattgtcatgttgagtttTTGTGTTGGCATGTTCATTGCTTGTTGATGCAAAAACTCTTTCCGAAATATCAACTATGAAACGACAGCTCTTGAAGAGTGAATGAGTTTTTAGCAACTCTATACATGTGTGAAGATCTAAATCTTTGGAtacaagcattcctttgcttgttccaaggttgatatcaaaccatatcacTATTTCAAACTTTTCTCTATCCAATTCAATAAGCTCAAAAATCGGTTTAACAAAATCTTCAAATTGAATTGACTCACGTGCTAGGAAAAGCTTTGTTTGATGATCAAGATATTTATAGTCTTCAGTCCATCTACCATTAAAAGCAACTATTATACATATTGTTTCCATCCTACAAGTCAAGAGAATGGGAAACAAAGGACATACGTTATAAAGCAATCCTTGTAGAATTAATAACAGGTGTACTGTAAGTGCAAGACCAAGATAAGGACTTcctgtccttaacatttaaacatggaattaaaagttaagaacttccagtccttaactttttaaccagaaattaaaagctaaggactgtctgtactttaacatttaaacatataattaaagttaaggactgccagttcttaagttttaaacatggaattaaaagttaaggactgctagtccttaacttttgaaccagaaattaaaagctaaggactgcctgtcctttaacatttaaacatgtaattaaagttaaggactgccagtccttaacatttaaacatggaattaaaagttaaggactgtcagtccttaacatttaaacatggaattaaaagttaaggactgccagtccttaacttttgaaccagaaattaaaagctaaggactgcctgtactttaacatttaaacatataattaaagttaaggactgtcagtccttaacatttaaacatggaattaaaagttaaggactgtcagtccttaacttttgaaccagaaattaaaagttaaggactgcctatcctttaacatttaaacatggaatttaaagttaaggactgctagtccttaacatttaaacatgtatttaaaagttaaggactgtcagtccttaacatttgaaccagaaattaaaacatACAATTTGAAACTCAAGCTACAGGACTTTGTAtacagaagaacaacaacaaagtgaaggacattttgtccttaagtttttttattcaatttgcaaAATGAGGCCAGTagaatcaaagttaaggacatagtgttcttatttttttgaattcaatTTCCAAAATGAAGACACTATGTCCGGAATACAGAATTATCATAGGAGGCGGTGTCTATAAATTTATCAAtccagaaattcaaaaaaaatcaaattcttaTCTAATATATAATCAAATCAATACAGATCTAAAAAAGTATAACTATAGCGAAATAAAAATTGATAGAAACACATGAAATTACAACTTACTGTTTATCTATGTCGTTTTTTTGGATTAGAATGCTGAATTTTTGAAATCGGGAAGAGAAATGGTGGTTCGTCCTCAGTTGATCGCCGTTGTGgtaactgctgctgctgctcgctTCTTCTCTTTGTGTAACTGCTGCTTGTGTTGATAgcgtaggtataagttataccagaagggtattttcgtccagtCAGGTATATATTTTTTAAAGGAGTGACTAAAGTCTAAATACATTGAAAACAATGGCTTTAAAATAAAAGCCACTGCTTTTAGTGGCTATTTGTGTCGTTCGCCCCCAAATAGGCTCTTAGATTATTGCGTGAAAAtgaaaaatttttaggcaatttaACATGAATACTTCAAGAAACATCTCAACTTATAAGCTCAAAACTGAAAATCCAAAATATTCAAATCGATTAATCCGAATCCAAACTTAAAAAATACTATCAAATCCAAGTTTATTTAAATTGGATTTGAATTGTAATTTCTTCGACCCAAAAACCAAAGTCCAAACCTAAATTTTCATATCCAATCCAAATTGCCCAAAATCCCGCCCCTACTTCTTCCTCCTCTCCTCTGCCACCATATTTTTAACGAGGTAAAGTTCATCACAAGCTATCAGTTACTGCAATTATTTCGAAAGAACATTGGAGTATGTTTTTCTTGCACCTTTTCCGAATTACAGTTTGAAATTTCACAATTTGCTTCAATTCTATGGCTTGCGAAATAGGAagaccggcgtagttcggtatgTTTTTCTTGCACCTTTTTCGAATTACAGTTTGAAATTTCACAATTTGCTTCAATTCTATGGCTTGCGAAATAGGAAGACCGGTGTAGTTCGGTGACATTTCCGGccaaaaagatattatgtgaaaTGTGGAGGAAGTGATTTTATTGTGACCAAATTTAGCTTATTGAGTTTACTGCAATGATGGTATAAGTATTTTTACCTTCGCAAGGGTAAATTTTGTGTACACACTAACCTTCTCAGACCCCATCTGTGAGAATatactgagtttgttgttgttgttgtatttttgcCCTAGGTATTGGGATAGCTGCAGCTTTCAAATTACAAGCCTCGGCACTGATTGAAAGATATAGCCCCTTTCAATAACTTCGCCTCAGAGTCCTTAACTTAAGAATATGATCAGAGTGCAAGATGGATACCAAATTTGGATTCCTAACGGTCAAAGGACTGGAAGATATGTTTATACCCATGTTGAGAAATTGCAAGAGCACGGGTTTTATGAAGAAAATACATGCTCAAATGGTCAAGTTTTCCCTTTCACAGAGTAACTACTTGGTGACCAAAATGGTTGAGATATGTGACAAATTGGGAGAAGTAGACTATGCCAGTTTGCTGTTCAAACAAGTTGAGGAGCCAAACAACTATTTGTACAATTGTATGATCAGAGCCTATACAAACAGACAGAGGTATGTGCCGTGTATCAATATCTATAAGCAAATGATGGAACAAACCGAGAGTGAAGAAACAACTTCTCCTGATGAATACACATACCCATTTGTTATTAGGTCATGTGGGGGGCTTTTGTGTGTTAATCTAGGTAAACAATTCCATGGGCAGGTGAGTAAATTTGGGTTTAAGTCTAGTAGTATGATAGAGAATTCTTTATTGGATATGTATGTGAAGTGTGATCAAATGAGTTACGCACATAAATTATTCGAGGAAATGAGCGAGAGAGATGTGATTTCTTGGAACAGTCTCATTTCCGGGCATATAAAGTTGCGTCAAGTGAGAAAGGCAAGAGCTTTATTTGAAGAGATGCCAAACAAGACTGTTGTTTCTTGGACAGCTATGATTTCGGGATACACAAAAACTGGCTGCTATGGAGATGCCTTGGATGTTTTTAGGAGAATGCAAATGATTGGGATGAAACCTGACTGGATTAGTCTGGTTGCTGTTTTGCCTGCGTGTGCACAACTTGGAGCTCTCGAGTTAGGAAAGTGGATTCATTTCTATGCAGAAAAGTACGGATATTTGAGGAAGACTTCTGTGTGCAACGCACTAATGGAAATGTATGCAAAATGTGGAAGTGTAAACCAAGCTTGGCAGTTGTTCAATGAGATGTCTGAAAGAGATGTGATCTCCTGGAGTACGATGATTGGAGGCCTAGCAAACCATGGTAGAGCCCATGAGGCACTGAAGTTGTTTAATGAAATGCAGAGGTCCGCCGTTGAACCAAATGAGATCACTTTTGTTGGTCTTCTTTGTGCCTGCGCGCATGCTGGTCTGGTGAATGATGGTTTGAGGTACTTTAATTCCATGAAAAATAATTATAACATAGAGCCACGGATAGAGCATTATGGTTGTCTGGTTGATCTTCTTGGGCGTACAGGACGTCTTGAACTAGCTCTTGCACGCATCAAGAGCATGCCAGTGAAGCCCGACTCTGCTATATGGGGTTCCTTATTGAGTTCTTGTCGAACTCATCGCAATCTTGAAATGGCAGTCATTGCAATGGAACATCTATTAGAGCTTGAACCTGAAGATACAGGGAACTACATTCTGCTCGCTAATATTTATGCAGATCTTGGAAAGTGGGATGGTGTATCAAGGATGAGGAAACTCATAAGAAGTAAAAGCATGAAAAAAACACCAGGCTGCAGTCTAATTGAGGTAAACAGTGTGGTTCAAGAATTTCTATCAGGTGATGATTCAAAACCATTTTCAAAAGATATCCATCAGGTGCTGGAGCTATTGGCCTTACATCAAAGCAAAGAAAATGATCTGGTTGATATAACACTTGAGTACTTAAGTCCTTGAACTTATACTTCAAAGCACTTCAGCGAAATGTCATTTTAGCAC
This genomic stretch from Nicotiana sylvestris chromosome 9, ASM39365v2, whole genome shotgun sequence harbors:
- the LOC104217604 gene encoding pentatricopeptide repeat-containing protein At2g20540 produces the protein MDTKFGFLTVKGLEDMFIPMLRNCKSTGFMKKIHAQMVKFSLSQSNYLVTKMVEICDKLGEVDYASLLFKQVEEPNNYLYNCMIRAYTNRQRYVPCINIYKQMMEQTESEETTSPDEYTYPFVIRSCGGLLCVNLGKQFHGQVSKFGFKSSSMIENSLLDMYVKCDQMSYAHKLFEEMSERDVISWNSLISGHIKLRQVRKARALFEEMPNKTVVSWTAMISGYTKTGCYGDALDVFRRMQMIGMKPDWISLVAVLPACAQLGALELGKWIHFYAEKYGYLRKTSVCNALMEMYAKCGSVNQAWQLFNEMSERDVISWSTMIGGLANHGRAHEALKLFNEMQRSAVEPNEITFVGLLCACAHAGLVNDGLRYFNSMKNNYNIEPRIEHYGCLVDLLGRTGRLELALARIKSMPVKPDSAIWGSLLSSCRTHRNLEMAVIAMEHLLELEPEDTGNYILLANIYADLGKWDGVSRMRKLIRSKSMKKTPGCSLIEVNSVVQEFLSGDDSKPFSKDIHQVLELLALHQSKENDLVDITLEYLSP